From Nitratidesulfovibrio vulgaris str. Hildenborough, a single genomic window includes:
- a CDS encoding AAA family ATPase: MNNIHPVCLMPKSPVTGDELAILVTRQGGFRLVSPEEDELGLVIVELGRASDNDFDLLRKLDADPRVTEIFVTARKKDPDLIIEAMRAGATEFMAQPLRPEDMSAALEGYLMRCRTREAHPVATSEEGGRIVHVVSAKGGVGGTTVAASLGVLAAQRGETVLMDMRLPQGDVPLFLDLAYTHTWASAMRDLARLDATFLRSLVERHSSGLHVLPSPDRQDGLESLSALGVKAMLGLMRATFPTTIVDGGPFSDELALASMQQAESILLVTELALPSLSGARRILDDIRQHAPQVEDRVRLVVNRLCSRSGVEAEEAEQLLERKVFCAIPDDYSNAVSAINQGVPLVTAHPRSAAARALQQLGERTFPQEGADARPGGLFARLLRRGEAGQASVPQTPLLHGSRG, encoded by the coding sequence ATGAACAACATCCATCCCGTTTGCCTCATGCCGAAAAGCCCCGTGACGGGTGACGAACTCGCCATTCTCGTCACGCGGCAGGGCGGATTCAGGCTTGTGTCGCCCGAAGAGGATGAACTCGGGCTGGTCATCGTCGAACTGGGGCGGGCCTCTGACAACGACTTCGACCTTCTTCGCAAACTCGACGCCGACCCGCGCGTCACCGAAATATTCGTCACCGCGCGCAAGAAGGACCCCGACCTCATCATCGAAGCCATGCGCGCCGGGGCCACAGAGTTCATGGCCCAGCCGCTTCGCCCCGAAGACATGAGCGCAGCCCTCGAAGGCTACCTCATGCGATGCCGCACCCGTGAGGCACATCCTGTCGCCACCAGCGAAGAGGGCGGGCGCATCGTCCATGTCGTCTCGGCCAAGGGCGGCGTTGGCGGCACGACCGTGGCCGCGAGTCTCGGCGTGCTGGCAGCGCAGCGCGGAGAGACCGTTCTCATGGACATGCGGCTGCCACAGGGCGACGTGCCTCTCTTTCTCGACCTCGCCTACACCCACACATGGGCATCGGCCATGCGCGACCTGGCACGCCTCGACGCGACCTTCCTGCGAAGCCTCGTCGAACGCCACTCCAGCGGGCTGCATGTACTGCCCTCGCCCGACAGACAAGACGGACTTGAGAGCCTGAGCGCCCTCGGCGTGAAAGCCATGCTGGGCCTCATGCGCGCCACCTTTCCCACCACCATCGTCGATGGTGGCCCCTTCAGCGACGAACTTGCGCTGGCTTCCATGCAACAGGCCGAGAGCATTCTGCTGGTCACTGAACTGGCACTGCCCTCCCTCTCCGGGGCACGGCGCATCCTCGATGACATCCGCCAACACGCGCCACAGGTCGAAGACAGGGTCCGACTTGTGGTGAACAGGTTGTGCTCGCGTTCTGGCGTCGAGGCCGAAGAGGCCGAACAGCTTCTTGAGCGCAAGGTCTTCTGCGCCATCCCCGACGACTACAGCAACGCCGTCTCCGCCATCAATCAGGGCGTGCCGCTGGTCACGGCGCATCCGCGTTCAGCGGCAGCCCGCGCCCTGCAACAGCTGGGCGAACGTACGTTCCCGCAGGAAGGGGCCGATGCACGGCCGGGCGGCCTTTTCGCACGCCTCCTCCGCCGGGGTGAAGCGGGGCAGGCATCCGTGCCCCAGACCCCGCTGCTGCACGGGTCGAGGGGGTAG
- a CDS encoding CpaF family protein, whose translation MDVSKLTLHGDHYYEIKEHLLDRLLELLDLAAVESLPPERLGDEIGRLVERLMRDEFRQAPLNASERRQITGDIRDEILGLGPLEPLLHDPTVNDILVNNYRQIYVERRGKLIKVNTRFQDDDHLRKIIDRIVSRIGRRVDESSPMVDARLADGSRVNAIIPPLALDGPSLSIRRFSKDPLELHDLIGFGALTPEMGEVLQGIVKARLNIIVSGGTGSGKTTMLNCLSRFVPHDERIVTIEDAAELQLKQEHVVRLETRPANIEGHGEVTARDLVKNCLRMRPDRIIVGEVRSGEVLDMLQAMNTGHDGSLTTIHANTPRDCLMRLETMVAMAGLNISTLSLKRYISSAVDVIIQVSRLSDGSRKLTSLMELTGMEGEAITMQEIYSFEQTGVDDKGKVQGHFRSGGIRPNFAPRLAAMGIHLGGSLFDV comes from the coding sequence GTGGACGTGAGCAAGCTCACCCTGCACGGTGACCACTATTACGAAATCAAGGAACATCTGCTCGACCGACTGCTTGAGCTTCTCGACCTCGCCGCCGTGGAGTCGCTTCCCCCCGAACGACTTGGCGACGAGATTGGCCGCCTCGTCGAGAGGCTCATGCGCGACGAGTTCAGGCAAGCCCCCCTCAACGCCAGTGAACGCCGCCAGATAACCGGTGACATCCGCGACGAGATCCTCGGCCTCGGCCCGCTGGAACCGCTGCTGCACGACCCCACCGTCAACGACATCCTCGTCAACAACTACAGGCAAATCTACGTCGAACGCCGCGGCAAGCTCATCAAGGTCAACACGCGCTTCCAGGACGACGACCACCTGCGCAAGATCATCGACCGCATCGTCTCGCGCATAGGCCGCCGAGTGGACGAATCGTCGCCCATGGTCGACGCCCGCCTTGCCGACGGGTCGCGCGTCAACGCCATCATCCCGCCTCTGGCGCTCGACGGACCCAGCCTGTCCATCCGCCGCTTCTCGAAGGACCCTCTGGAGTTGCACGACCTCATCGGCTTCGGCGCCCTGACGCCGGAGATGGGCGAAGTGCTGCAGGGCATCGTCAAGGCGCGGCTGAACATCATCGTCTCGGGCGGAACAGGGTCGGGCAAGACCACCATGCTCAACTGCCTTTCGCGTTTCGTGCCGCACGACGAACGCATCGTGACCATCGAGGACGCCGCAGAACTCCAGCTCAAACAGGAGCATGTGGTGCGCCTTGAGACACGGCCCGCCAACATCGAGGGACACGGCGAGGTCACGGCCCGCGACCTTGTGAAGAACTGCCTGCGTATGCGCCCCGACCGCATCATCGTCGGCGAAGTCCGTAGCGGTGAAGTGCTCGACATGCTGCAAGCCATGAACACCGGTCACGACGGGTCGCTGACGACCATCCACGCCAACACCCCGCGAGACTGCCTGATGCGCCTTGAGACCATGGTCGCCATGGCAGGGCTGAACATCAGCACCCTTTCGCTCAAACGCTACATATCCTCCGCCGTGGACGTGATCATACAGGTCTCACGCCTCTCGGACGGTTCACGCAAGCTCACCAGCCTGATGGAACTGACCGGCATGGAAGGCGAGGCCATCACCATGCAGGAAATCTACAGCTTCGAGCAGACCGGAGTGGACGACAAGGGCAAGGTTCAGGGGCACTTCCGCAGCGGCGGCATCAGGCCGAACTTCGCCCCGCGCCTAGCGGCCATGGGCATCCATCTCGGCGGCAGCCTCTTCGACGTCTGA
- a CDS encoding type II secretion system F family protein produces MTLIIPILAIIAMFMLVMGLANLVTGKRRTERERIARRLGTLHGAKGDTRGVDLERKLTLSDMPWLDDLLAAQAWTRRMALILEQGQVKTTLGMLVLTSVMAGALCLMAMALFSSNVFLLVVPPLAVAYVPFMLVFRKRARRMARFQRQLPDALDLVGRALRAGHAFNQGMRMVADEFEDPIGPEFQKVLDEINYGVPADTALINLVRRVDCPDLKFFVVSVNIQRETGGNLAEIVTGIARLIRERFKLAGRVRVLSAEGRLTAWILLALPFGIGIIINMLNPDFMSVLYETPEGNLLMTGSLFQMTIGAIALKRMTTIRV; encoded by the coding sequence ATGACGCTCATCATCCCCATACTGGCCATCATCGCCATGTTCATGCTCGTCATGGGACTCGCCAACCTCGTGACGGGCAAGCGCCGCACCGAACGCGAACGCATCGCGCGAAGGCTGGGCACACTGCACGGCGCGAAGGGCGATACACGCGGCGTCGACCTTGAGCGCAAACTCACCCTCTCCGACATGCCGTGGCTTGACGACCTCCTCGCGGCGCAGGCGTGGACACGCCGCATGGCCCTCATCCTCGAACAGGGGCAGGTGAAGACCACGCTGGGCATGCTGGTGCTCACCTCTGTCATGGCAGGCGCCCTCTGCCTGATGGCCATGGCCCTTTTCTCGAGCAATGTGTTCCTGCTTGTGGTGCCGCCGCTTGCCGTGGCCTATGTCCCGTTCATGCTGGTGTTCCGCAAGCGCGCCCGGCGCATGGCCAGATTCCAGCGGCAACTGCCCGACGCACTCGACCTCGTGGGACGCGCCCTGCGCGCCGGACACGCCTTCAATCAGGGAATGCGGATGGTGGCCGACGAGTTCGAAGACCCCATCGGCCCCGAATTCCAGAAGGTGCTTGATGAGATCAACTACGGCGTCCCCGCCGACACGGCCCTCATCAACCTCGTGCGCCGGGTGGACTGCCCGGACCTGAAGTTCTTCGTCGTCTCCGTGAACATCCAGCGCGAAACGGGGGGCAACCTCGCGGAAATCGTCACCGGCATCGCACGGCTCATCCGCGAACGATTCAAACTGGCGGGCAGGGTGCGCGTGCTTTCAGCCGAAGGCAGGCTCACGGCGTGGATACTGCTGGCGCTGCCCTTCGGCATCGGCATCATCATCAACATGCTGAACCCCGACTTCATGAGCGTGCTCTACGAGACACCGGAAGGGAACCTGCTGATGACGGGCTCGCTGTTCCAGATGACCATCGGCGCCATCGCGCTCAAGCGCATGACCACCATCAGGGTATGA
- a CDS encoding type II secretion system F family protein, which translates to MIDETSLTPLLAALLAGASVLLAFFGVQGMRGSRRRIDRMQSRVARHLDRNAPTAAASATTLSDDMRRGINAMAERLGQRVINEGDTELTEAGMALARAGYRNRTAPRVFWGVKAGLTVAGLLMGLTVRLLLGDDVPAGMVALLFIGPAVTGLYLPNIWLSSRIKERRQEIINALPDALDLLVVCVEAGMGLDQALARVAKELQSTSPVLAEELQLSILELRAGKSRADTLKNLAARVAIEDVNSLVTLIIQADAFGTSIASTLRVYSDTMRTTRFQRAEEIAAKMPVKLLFPLVFCILPALFVTIMGPAFIKLMQVFAQMNQ; encoded by the coding sequence ATGATCGACGAAACATCCCTCACTCCCCTTCTGGCCGCACTGCTGGCCGGTGCCTCCGTGCTGCTGGCCTTCTTCGGCGTACAGGGGATGCGTGGCAGCAGACGTCGTATCGACCGTATGCAGTCGCGGGTGGCCCGCCACCTCGACCGCAATGCCCCGACAGCAGCGGCATCCGCCACCACGTTGAGTGACGACATGCGCCGGGGCATCAACGCCATGGCCGAACGACTCGGGCAGCGGGTCATCAACGAGGGCGACACCGAACTCACCGAGGCGGGCATGGCGCTTGCCCGCGCGGGCTACCGCAATCGCACGGCACCGAGGGTGTTCTGGGGCGTCAAGGCGGGTCTCACCGTGGCGGGATTGCTCATGGGCCTGACGGTGCGTCTGCTTCTCGGCGACGACGTCCCCGCAGGCATGGTGGCCCTCCTCTTCATCGGCCCTGCCGTGACGGGCCTCTACCTGCCCAACATCTGGCTTTCATCGCGCATCAAGGAGCGCAGGCAGGAAATCATCAACGCGCTGCCAGATGCTCTCGACCTTCTGGTCGTCTGCGTCGAGGCGGGCATGGGACTCGACCAGGCCCTCGCACGGGTGGCGAAGGAACTGCAAAGCACCAGCCCCGTGCTTGCCGAAGAACTGCAACTCTCCATCCTCGAACTGCGCGCGGGCAAAAGTCGCGCCGACACGCTCAAGAACCTCGCCGCACGGGTCGCCATCGAGGATGTGAACAGCCTCGTCACGCTCATCATCCAGGCAGACGCCTTCGGGACCAGCATCGCCAGCACCCTGCGCGTGTACTCGGACACCATGCGCACCACGCGCTTCCAGCGCGCCGAGGAAATCGCCGCCAAGATGCCCGTGAAGCTTCTCTTTCCTCTTGTTTTCTGCATTCTTCCAGCACTCTTCGTCACCATCATGGGCCCGGCCTTCATCAAGTTGATGCAGGTCTTCGCCCAGATGAACCAGTGA
- a CDS encoding tetratricopeptide repeat protein: MSITATHDTSSKGRHALPALALLLLMTLSGCAARDMGDGTSPSLMERHATGKSLAPDAPGTPQRQGTPAAEAEAHLQRGLAYLAQDRPELAFEHFSRAASLAPEMVEPRLQRARLLVRRGMPNEAAADIEAVLAASPQHARAWELAGMVAFDRGLLDEAEADFTRAITLDPDLASCYAHLGAVHDYKGRPDLARDVYAAALVRFPQSGELHNNLGVAFSMLGDDASALHHFHEAVVLGASSERSWNNMGLALCRLGRFDEAFEAFRNAGGEAAAHNNLGYFFLVNGDASLAVQHLQRAVELEPRYYVRAAENLKRARLAARFAAGGVPVPAAGPQTGGIAGTPVNKAGVLPPATGKGPGTRTTGAGERVIQ, encoded by the coding sequence ATGAGCATCACAGCCACGCACGACACATCTTCGAAGGGCCGCCATGCCCTGCCCGCCCTCGCGCTTCTGCTGCTCATGACACTCTCGGGCTGCGCTGCGCGTGACATGGGCGACGGAACGTCTCCCTCGCTCATGGAACGGCATGCCACGGGCAAGAGCCTCGCCCCCGATGCGCCGGGGACACCGCAACGGCAAGGCACACCGGCGGCCGAGGCGGAAGCCCACCTCCAGCGCGGCCTCGCCTACCTCGCACAGGACAGGCCCGAACTCGCCTTCGAGCATTTCAGCCGCGCCGCCTCGCTTGCCCCGGAGATGGTCGAACCCCGTCTGCAACGGGCGCGCCTGCTCGTCCGGCGCGGCATGCCCAACGAAGCCGCCGCCGACATCGAGGCCGTGCTCGCCGCCTCCCCGCAACACGCACGCGCATGGGAACTTGCGGGCATGGTGGCTTTCGACAGGGGACTTCTGGACGAAGCCGAAGCGGACTTCACGCGCGCCATCACCCTCGACCCCGACCTTGCCTCCTGCTACGCGCATCTAGGTGCCGTACACGACTACAAGGGGCGCCCCGACCTCGCACGTGACGTGTACGCCGCCGCCCTTGTCCGCTTTCCGCAGTCGGGCGAATTGCACAACAACCTCGGTGTCGCCTTCTCCATGCTTGGAGACGACGCCTCGGCCCTGCACCACTTCCACGAGGCCGTCGTGCTGGGCGCGTCCTCCGAACGGTCATGGAACAACATGGGGCTGGCCCTGTGCCGTCTGGGGCGCTTCGACGAGGCCTTCGAAGCCTTCCGCAACGCGGGGGGCGAGGCCGCAGCGCATAACAACCTCGGCTATTTCTTCCTCGTCAACGGCGACGCCTCGCTGGCCGTGCAGCACCTGCAACGCGCCGTCGAACTCGAACCCCGCTACTACGTCCGTGCCGCCGAGAACCTCAAGCGTGCCCGACTCGCGGCCAGATTCGCAGCGGGCGGCGTACCTGTGCCCGCCGCGGGGCCACAGACAGGAGGCATTGCCGGTACGCCCGTGAACAAGGCAGGCGTCTTGCCGCCAGCAACGGGCAAGGGTCCCGGCACACGGACGACCGGCGCAGGCGAACGGGTCATCCAGTAG
- a CDS encoding TadE/TadG family type IV pilus assembly protein, with protein sequence MRETSKRQYGMATIEVALIMPLLAALLYVLVEGGNTIRVYSALSEASRAAARQVVMTGDEAGVQDVVRSLVTIIPAQNVTARLIRDNAKGMVTVEVSYGYRSLFTANPASGDPHDALYTLTARTSMPLP encoded by the coding sequence ATGCGAGAAACCAGCAAAAGACAGTACGGCATGGCCACCATCGAAGTGGCGCTCATCATGCCGCTGCTGGCGGCACTGCTCTATGTCCTCGTCGAGGGGGGGAACACCATCAGGGTGTATTCCGCGCTCTCGGAGGCCAGCCGGGCAGCCGCAAGGCAGGTCGTGATGACCGGCGACGAGGCGGGCGTGCAGGATGTCGTCCGCTCGCTTGTCACCATCATCCCGGCGCAGAACGTCACGGCGCGTCTCATACGTGACAATGCCAAGGGAATGGTCACCGTCGAGGTCAGTTATGGCTACCGTTCGCTCTTCACCGCCAACCCCGCATCAGGAGACCCCCATGACGCGCTCTACACTCTCACCGCGCGGACGAGCATGCCTCTTCCGTAG
- a CDS encoding vWA domain-containing protein — protein sequence MRALSALLRRQKGSMATLVAVLLPVVLGLVGLGIDSGMLYLSHSRLQAAVDAAALAGSLQLPYDPQLDKGLVRGAVTQYMDANYPEASLNGVTPGTEERSVTVTATATVPTIFMNALGIGSSEVHAKATAGYNKLEVVFVIDNSGSMKGTPIQQTNSAASQLVELIMPEGMMTSVKVGLVPFRGKVHLPAGVDGLPDGCRNADGTLNPSWLHEEYFKTSYRYPSGSSLNVPKNTCTSIPRVQGLTEDRETILTAISKQNGLGDASGTVISEGLKWGRHVLTPEAPFTEGSSAKDIRKVIIVLTDGDTEDGKCGGSYAINYTPNAYWTNAFYGMLDMTSHCENGGKLNAAMLEEARKAKEAGIEVFAIRFGDSDSVDVSLMKSIASSKAGTNDHYYDAPSAYDIDDVFKKIGRQLGWRLLR from the coding sequence ATGCGAGCCCTGTCGGCCCTTCTCCGGCGGCAGAAGGGTTCCATGGCGACGCTGGTCGCCGTGCTGCTGCCAGTCGTCCTCGGGCTTGTGGGCCTCGGCATCGACTCGGGCATGCTCTACCTGTCCCACAGCCGCCTGCAGGCCGCCGTGGATGCTGCCGCCCTCGCTGGCAGCCTGCAACTGCCCTACGACCCGCAGCTGGACAAGGGACTCGTGCGCGGGGCCGTCACGCAGTACATGGATGCCAACTACCCCGAAGCCTCTCTCAACGGGGTGACTCCGGGCACAGAGGAACGCAGTGTCACGGTCACCGCCACCGCCACCGTGCCCACCATCTTCATGAACGCGCTCGGCATCGGTTCCAGCGAGGTGCACGCCAAGGCCACTGCCGGATACAACAAGCTGGAGGTCGTCTTCGTCATCGACAACTCCGGTTCCATGAAGGGCACCCCCATCCAGCAGACCAACAGCGCGGCCTCGCAGCTTGTGGAACTCATCATGCCCGAGGGCATGATGACGTCGGTCAAGGTGGGGCTGGTGCCCTTCCGCGGCAAGGTGCACCTGCCAGCCGGTGTGGACGGGCTTCCCGACGGCTGCCGCAACGCCGACGGGACGCTGAACCCCAGCTGGCTGCACGAGGAGTACTTCAAGACGTCATACCGCTACCCATCAGGCTCGTCACTGAACGTGCCCAAGAACACGTGCACCAGCATTCCCCGCGTGCAGGGACTGACTGAAGACCGCGAGACAATCCTCACCGCCATATCGAAGCAGAACGGCCTTGGTGACGCCTCGGGGACGGTCATATCCGAAGGGCTGAAATGGGGACGTCACGTGCTCACGCCCGAGGCACCGTTCACCGAAGGCTCATCGGCAAAGGACATCCGCAAGGTCATCATCGTGCTCACCGATGGTGATACCGAAGACGGAAAGTGCGGAGGCAGCTACGCCATCAACTACACCCCCAACGCCTACTGGACCAACGCCTTCTACGGCATGCTGGACATGACGTCGCACTGCGAGAACGGGGGCAAGCTCAATGCCGCCATGCTCGAAGAGGCGCGCAAGGCGAAGGAGGCGGGTATCGAGGTGTTCGCCATACGCTTCGGCGATTCAGACAGTGTCGACGTCTCGCTCATGAAGAGCATCGCGTCCAGCAAGGCTGGGACCAACGACCATTACTACGACGCGCCCTCGGCCTACGACATCGACGACGTGTTCAAGAAGATCGGCCGACAGCTCGGCTGGAGACTGCTGCGCTAG
- a CDS encoding TadE/TadG family type IV pilus assembly protein, with product MHIANTRRSLTGSNEGASTLEMALLLPVLLVVVFGLVEFGYNLFARTTVEKAAQLGARSAVTGERFAEGTRLALVRSKARQLTEALTGGDPNSTAITVQVRSYPGGNTSGAAVENDAGAPCDVVEVQVDYRYAPLTPIVGALLPAEIGVTGKERMINEPWAACK from the coding sequence ATGCACATAGCAAATACACGGCGCTCGCTGACCGGGTCGAACGAAGGAGCGAGTACGCTGGAAATGGCCCTGTTGCTGCCCGTGCTGCTCGTGGTGGTGTTCGGGCTCGTCGAATTCGGTTACAACCTCTTTGCCCGCACGACGGTGGAGAAGGCGGCGCAACTGGGGGCCCGGTCGGCCGTTACCGGAGAGAGATTCGCCGAGGGCACACGTCTTGCGCTTGTCAGGTCGAAGGCGCGCCAGCTCACCGAGGCCCTCACCGGAGGCGACCCGAACTCCACCGCCATCACCGTGCAGGTACGAAGCTATCCCGGCGGGAACACGTCCGGGGCCGCAGTGGAGAACGACGCCGGAGCCCCCTGCGACGTGGTGGAAGTACAGGTGGACTACAGGTACGCCCCCCTTACCCCTATCGTGGGAGCGCTGCTACCTGCGGAAATCGGCGTCACGGGCAAGGAACGCATGATCAACGAGCCGTGGGCGGCCTGCAAATAA
- a CDS encoding PAS domain-containing hybrid sensor histidine kinase/response regulator — protein sequence MSLLAVAPEEDIHALARTLHHAGIAAAYTLATTPHTLSSALIDEPWDMVLVRPGLPGLSPTDALHLARAARSDLQCVALLHREETESAMALLKGGMDDVVVADDPILPAHMTRLAREAARRREHSRLWRDMRHDVQQWRGMVDNTLLGIFRCQPWGDLVHANAAFAHILGHDDPAALVQQLRTENRSFLDKNRMEHFLSRLSERDCIDDFEADLHKVDGTLTRVMLHARIIRDDNGEALSIEGTMEDIERRKSFEAVIINAKQEWEKTFDSVPDVIIIFSPELRIRRCNKALGRLLGLHPRDLVGRRCEEVLGSGSSPNDACALLRSQESAGFSTGELHLPFLGGDFLVTLSPLQTGQNDEPAGDIVMVAHDISNRKRLESQLRQAQKMEAIGTLAGGIAHDFNNILGVMMGYTEMSLDQADEDSPMHRRLSEVLEAGKRARDIIHQILTMSRQEEPSRQMLSLSSPVRETLRLLRATLPANVDIRVDIEDTAPVLANQSQIQQVVMNLCTNAAHAMRAKGGVLTVALDAVDLSAEEAQQRSLEGPATFARLRVRDTGHGIPSEIRENIFDPFFTTKKPDEGTGMGLALVHGIVTGHGGHVSFTSTAGFGTEFEILLPVVSGHATKAEGDPDNLPKGGGEVLVVDDEASLALVMGEMLESMGYRADIATSPFEALERFSESPSRWAFVVTDQTMPGMTGMELAAHMLGVASSIRVILCTGFSEGLTEEAAHKAGIARLLYKPVLRADMAEAVMGLAVSAGQGESSEAPVTVA from the coding sequence ATGAGCCTGCTCGCCGTCGCCCCGGAAGAGGACATACACGCCCTTGCCCGCACCCTGCACCATGCGGGCATCGCAGCCGCCTATACCCTTGCCACGACGCCGCACACACTGTCGTCAGCCCTCATCGACGAACCGTGGGACATGGTGCTGGTCCGCCCCGGCTTGCCGGGTCTTAGCCCGACCGACGCCCTGCATCTCGCGCGGGCGGCACGCAGCGACTTGCAGTGTGTCGCCCTGCTGCACCGGGAAGAGACCGAAAGCGCAATGGCTCTTCTGAAGGGCGGCATGGACGATGTCGTCGTCGCCGACGACCCCATTCTGCCTGCACACATGACCCGCCTCGCCCGCGAGGCGGCACGCAGGCGCGAACACTCGCGCCTGTGGCGTGACATGCGCCATGACGTCCAGCAATGGCGAGGCATGGTCGACAACACCCTGCTGGGCATCTTCCGCTGCCAGCCATGGGGCGACCTTGTGCATGCCAACGCCGCCTTCGCCCACATCCTCGGGCACGACGACCCCGCAGCACTCGTACAGCAACTCCGCACGGAGAATCGTTCCTTTCTCGACAAGAACCGGATGGAGCACTTCCTCTCCCGGCTTTCCGAACGAGACTGCATCGACGACTTCGAAGCCGACCTCCATAAGGTCGACGGTACGTTGACCCGGGTCATGCTCCATGCACGCATCATCCGCGACGACAACGGCGAAGCCCTCTCCATCGAAGGCACGATGGAAGACATCGAGCGGCGCAAATCGTTCGAAGCGGTCATCATCAATGCCAAACAGGAGTGGGAGAAGACGTTCGACAGCGTTCCCGACGTCATCATCATCTTCTCACCGGAATTGCGGATACGGCGGTGCAACAAGGCACTGGGCCGCCTGCTGGGCCTTCACCCGCGCGACCTCGTGGGACGGCGCTGTGAAGAGGTGCTCGGTTCCGGCAGTTCTCCGAACGATGCCTGCGCGTTGCTGCGTTCGCAAGAGAGTGCCGGTTTCAGCACCGGTGAACTGCACCTGCCCTTTCTTGGCGGCGACTTTCTCGTGACCCTCTCGCCACTGCAAACGGGACAGAACGACGAACCCGCCGGGGACATCGTCATGGTCGCCCACGACATCAGCAACCGCAAACGCCTCGAAAGCCAGCTGCGGCAGGCGCAGAAGATGGAGGCCATCGGCACGCTGGCAGGTGGCATCGCCCATGACTTCAACAACATCCTTGGCGTCATGATGGGCTACACGGAGATGAGTCTCGACCAGGCGGATGAGGACAGCCCCATGCACAGAAGGCTGAGTGAAGTGCTCGAAGCCGGCAAGCGGGCGCGAGACATCATCCACCAGATACTCACCATGAGCAGACAGGAAGAACCTTCGCGGCAGATGCTCTCGCTTTCGTCTCCCGTGCGCGAGACCCTGCGCCTTCTGCGGGCGACACTCCCCGCCAACGTCGACATCCGGGTGGATATCGAGGATACCGCCCCCGTCCTCGCCAACCAGAGTCAGATACAGCAGGTCGTCATGAATCTCTGCACCAACGCCGCCCACGCCATGCGCGCGAAGGGCGGGGTGCTCACCGTGGCACTCGACGCCGTCGACCTGAGTGCCGAAGAGGCCCAGCAACGCTCTCTCGAAGGCCCCGCGACCTTTGCCCGCCTACGGGTACGCGACACAGGGCACGGTATCCCCTCGGAGATACGCGAGAACATCTTCGACCCGTTCTTCACCACCAAGAAGCCGGATGAGGGAACGGGCATGGGGCTTGCCCTTGTCCACGGCATCGTCACCGGACATGGCGGGCATGTATCGTTCACCTCCACGGCGGGTTTCGGCACCGAATTCGAGATACTTCTCCCTGTCGTCTCCGGCCATGCGACGAAGGCGGAAGGAGACCCGGACAACCTGCCCAAGGGGGGGGGCGAAGTGCTGGTGGTCGACGATGAGGCGTCCCTTGCCCTCGTCATGGGCGAGATGCTCGAAAGCATGGGCTACAGGGCTGACATCGCCACATCACCTTTCGAAGCCCTCGAACGTTTCTCCGAGTCGCCGTCACGATGGGCCTTCGTGGTCACCGACCAGACCATGCCCGGCATGACCGGCATGGAACTCGCCGCCCATATGCTGGGCGTCGCATCCAGCATCCGGGTCATCCTGTGTACGGGGTTCAGTGAGGGACTGACGGAAGAGGCGGCACACAAGGCAGGCATAGCGAGACTGCTGTACAAGCCCGTCCTGCGCGCCGACATGGCAGAGGCGGTGATGGGCCTTGCGGTGTCAGCGGGGCAGGGCGAGTCGTCCGAAGCCCCGGTCACCGTGGCATGA
- a CDS encoding nucleoside 2-deoxyribosyltransferase, with amino-acid sequence MHTPQSTPHVIPPAATPKRVYQSGTFSTQRDRAAHLQLLSMLRTAGHTVAWAPELCSARELDAAGIDGVHGLIFGRVRKALDDAEVMVVLLDCIRFDDGTPWEMGYAAARGIPVYALTTDTVRVECDMVLSLGNILQGSTITATSHTMPDLLALLHD; translated from the coding sequence ATGCACACCCCCCAGTCAACCCCGCACGTCATTCCCCCGGCAGCCACTCCCAAGCGCGTCTATCAGTCGGGCACGTTCTCGACCCAAAGAGACAGGGCGGCGCACCTTCAACTGCTTTCCATGCTGCGCACTGCCGGGCACACCGTGGCATGGGCACCTGAACTCTGCTCGGCGCGAGAACTCGATGCCGCCGGTATCGACGGTGTTCACGGTCTCATCTTCGGCAGAGTGCGCAAGGCGCTGGACGACGCAGAGGTCATGGTCGTCCTGCTCGACTGCATCCGCTTCGACGACGGCACCCCGTGGGAGATGGGCTATGCGGCGGCACGGGGAATACCCGTCTACGCCCTGACCACCGACACCGTCCGCGTAGAGTGCGACATGGTGCTCTCGCTCGGTAACATCCTTCAGGGTAGCACCATCACCGCCACCAGCCACACCATGCCCGACCTGCTTGCCCTGCTGCATGACTGA